In one window of Bacillota bacterium DNA:
- a CDS encoding ATP-binding cassette domain-containing protein, which produces MIETVNLKKHFVKTSGMIGKPLTVKAVDGVSFDIYHGETLGLVGESGCGKTTVGRTLIGLYKPTSGSVLYKGEDLVKADTNKWAIYRRQMQMIFQDPYSSLNPRMTVGDIVGEPIDIHHLAGSKSERLERTQQLLELVGLNPEHINRYPHEFSGGQRQRIGIARALAVEPDLIVCDEPISAVDVSIQAQIINMLEKLQDELGLTYLIIAHDLSMIKYISDRVAVMYLGKIVELLTSDNLYKTPQHPYTKALLSAVPIADPVVERQRKRIILEGDVPSPVNPPGGCYFHTRCSRVLPICREVEPERTDLGNGQWVACYNP; this is translated from the coding sequence ATGATTGAAACAGTAAATCTAAAAAAACATTTTGTAAAAACATCGGGTATGATCGGGAAACCGCTCACAGTCAAGGCTGTCGACGGAGTTTCATTTGATATTTACCATGGAGAAACTCTTGGTTTAGTCGGAGAGAGCGGATGTGGAAAAACAACTGTTGGCAGGACTTTAATTGGACTTTACAAGCCGACTTCAGGTAGTGTACTGTATAAAGGTGAAGATTTGGTTAAAGCTGATACTAATAAATGGGCTATTTACCGGCGTCAGATGCAGATGATCTTTCAGGATCCTTACTCTTCACTAAATCCAAGAATGACCGTAGGCGATATAGTGGGAGAGCCAATTGATATCCACCATCTTGCAGGCAGTAAATCCGAAAGACTTGAAAGAACACAGCAGCTTCTTGAACTGGTTGGTTTGAACCCCGAACATATAAACCGTTACCCTCACGAATTCAGTGGCGGTCAGAGACAGCGTATTGGAATAGCCAGGGCACTTGCAGTTGAGCCTGATTTAATTGTTTGTGACGAACCAATATCAGCAGTAGATGTTTCCATCCAGGCTCAGATTATTAATATGCTTGAAAAGCTGCAGGACGAACTGGGTTTAACTTATCTGATTATTGCCCATGATTTGTCCATGATTAAATATATTTCTGACCGGGTAGCGGTTATGTACCTTGGCAAAATAGTTGAACTGCTGACCAGTGATAACCTATATAAAACCCCACAGCACCCCTACACGAAGGCTCTCCTTTCTGCAGTTCCGATTGCCGATCCTGTTGTCGAACGGCAAAGAAAGAGAATAATCCTCGAAGGTGATGTGCCAAGCCCGGTAAATCCACCGGGTGGATGCTATTTCCATACCCGCTGTAGTCGGGTATTGCCCATATGCCGTGAGGTTGAACCGGAAAGAACCGATCTTGGAAACGGACAGTGGGTTGCCTGCTATAACCCGTAA
- a CDS encoding ABC transporter ATP-binding protein, with protein MAVGKLLEVDNLHVQFKTYAGVVEAVRGVSFELDTGEVLAIVGESGCGKSVTAQSIMRLIPEPPGKITNGKVMFDGREILDLSERQMRSIRGNTISMIFQDPMTSLNPVLTVKTQIIESLRQHVSMSSSAAEKHALALLSLVGIPAPETRLRQYPHELSGGLRQRVMIAMALTCDPKLLIADEPTTALDVTIQAQILEVIKEIKERLNMSLILITHDLGVVAGIADRVMVMYAGQIVETGTVDEVLKTPTHPYTWGLLRSLPRLDMDRSKKLVPIWGQPPDLLQSFNCCPFSPRCDYAMEICNIEMPEPFGPNKVRCWLEHPQAPKVDRYSREVVEK; from the coding sequence ATGGCTGTGGGTAAACTACTAGAGGTAGATAACTTGCATGTTCAGTTCAAAACTTATGCCGGAGTTGTTGAGGCAGTTCGCGGAGTCAGCTTTGAGCTTGATACCGGTGAAGTTTTAGCGATAGTCGGTGAATCAGGTTGTGGAAAGAGTGTTACAGCACAATCGATCATGCGACTGATCCCTGAACCGCCGGGAAAAATAACGAATGGAAAAGTAATGTTTGACGGTCGTGAAATCCTTGACTTATCCGAGCGGCAGATGCGCTCAATCAGGGGTAATACAATCAGCATGATTTTCCAGGACCCGATGACATCCCTTAATCCTGTGCTGACTGTGAAAACCCAGATCATAGAAAGCCTGAGACAGCATGTTTCTATGAGCAGCAGTGCTGCAGAAAAACATGCTCTAGCTCTATTAAGTCTTGTCGGTATTCCGGCTCCTGAAACCAGGTTAAGGCAGTACCCCCACGAACTGAGTGGAGGGTTAAGGCAAAGGGTGATGATTGCCATGGCCCTTACCTGTGATCCCAAACTTCTTATTGCCGATGAACCGACAACTGCACTGGATGTTACTATTCAGGCTCAGATTCTGGAGGTGATCAAAGAGATTAAAGAGCGTTTAAATATGTCTTTGATCCTGATTACCCATGATTTGGGCGTTGTAGCAGGGATAGCAGATCGCGTTATGGTTATGTATGCCGGTCAGATTGTTGAAACCGGAACAGTTGACGAAGTGCTGAAAACACCTACTCACCCTTATACGTGGGGGCTTCTTCGTTCACTTCCCCGGCTTGATATGGATCGATCAAAGAAACTCGTTCCCATCTGGGGTCAACCTCCGGATCTTTTGCAGAGTTTTAATTGCTGTCCTTTTTCTCCACGCTGTGACTACGCAATGGAGATCTGCAATATCGAGATGCCCGAACCTTTTGGCCCAAACAAGGTCCGCTGCTGGCTTGAACATCCCCAGGCTCCAAAAGTAGATCGGTATTCCAGGGAGGTTGTTGAAAAGTGA
- a CDS encoding ABC transporter permease: MQYPVELFRPVAEKTVQAEMVRPSITYWQDAWRRLKQNPVAIVSLAFIVLLLIVALIGPFLSQYTYSDQDFDRRNQGPSAEHWFGTDTLGRDQLVRVMHGARISLAVGFVASITTFFIGVIYGGISGYLGGKVDNVMMRIVDILYSIPFLLWVIMLMVLFRELFPATGGGAGLYSIFIALGLVFWLPMARIVRGQILSLKEQEFALAAQTIGAPKWKILFRHLIPNAMGPIIVTATLSIPEAIFTEAFLSFIGLGVSAPRASWGMLASDALTSLRSFPHLLLFPALAICLTLLAFNFLGDGLRDALDPRMRK; encoded by the coding sequence ATGCAGTACCCTGTAGAATTATTCAGGCCTGTTGCAGAAAAAACTGTTCAAGCTGAAATGGTGCGCCCCAGTATTACCTACTGGCAGGACGCCTGGCGGCGCTTGAAGCAAAACCCGGTTGCCATTGTCAGTCTGGCATTTATTGTTCTGCTCTTGATCGTGGCATTGATCGGGCCTTTCTTATCCCAATATACTTATTCCGACCAGGATTTTGATCGCAGAAACCAGGGGCCGAGCGCTGAACACTGGTTTGGTACAGATACACTTGGTAGAGATCAGCTGGTCAGGGTAATGCACGGAGCGAGGATTTCCCTTGCCGTTGGATTTGTTGCTTCCATAACTACATTTTTTATCGGGGTAATCTATGGGGGGATATCCGGTTACCTTGGTGGGAAAGTGGATAATGTAATGATGAGAATTGTCGATATATTGTACAGCATACCATTTCTACTCTGGGTCATTATGCTCATGGTTCTCTTCAGGGAACTATTCCCGGCAACCGGAGGTGGTGCCGGACTCTACAGTATCTTCATCGCACTCGGTCTCGTCTTCTGGTTACCCATGGCCAGAATAGTCCGGGGTCAAATCTTATCTTTAAAAGAACAGGAATTTGCCCTTGCCGCCCAGACAATTGGTGCTCCAAAATGGAAAATATTGTTCCGGCACCTGATACCCAATGCTATGGGTCCGATAATTGTTACTGCAACTTTGTCAATCCCGGAAGCCATCTTTACCGAAGCATTTTTAAGTTTTATCGGTCTTGGTGTTTCAGCGCCACGAGCCAGCTGGGGAATGCTGGCTTCAGACGCCTTAACATCACTTCGTTCTTTTCCTCACCTGCTCTTGTTCCCGGCGTTAGCAATTTGTTTGACTCTGCTGGCTTTTAATTTTCTTGGTGACGGTTTACGCGATGCTCTTGATCCGCGTATGCGTAAATAG
- a CDS encoding ABC transporter permease encodes MLGYLIRRILSAIFAVWIVITVTFVFMHAIPGGPFQTEKAIPPAIKANIEARYKLDQPLHIQYVDYLSHVVRGDLGPSFKYRGQTVNGIIAERFPISMQLGLLTFTIAIIVGVGAGILAALYQGRIPDYITMFFSTIGISVPSFILGTLLMYFLAFKWGLLPAAMWGTPQHIIMPAMALAGLPTAFIARLTRSSMLDVLNQDYMRTALAKGLPRWRIIWIHAVKNAIIPVITYSGPLLAAILTGSFIVENIFAIPGLGKHFVTSIYNRDYTVILGLTIFYSILLIGLNMFVDFAYTMIDPRIKLLGGKE; translated from the coding sequence ATGCTTGGCTACCTTATTCGACGAATATTATCAGCGATTTTTGCTGTTTGGATTGTTATAACTGTTACCTTTGTTTTTATGCATGCTATTCCAGGTGGACCTTTCCAAACAGAAAAAGCAATTCCTCCGGCCATAAAGGCGAATATTGAAGCCCGTTACAAGTTGGATCAACCGCTTCATATTCAGTATGTTGATTATCTCAGCCATGTTGTGAGAGGTGATCTCGGTCCTTCTTTTAAATACCGCGGCCAGACTGTAAACGGAATTATTGCCGAACGGTTCCCGATATCAATGCAGCTCGGTTTGCTTACCTTTACCATTGCAATAATCGTCGGAGTGGGCGCCGGTATTCTTGCCGCGCTTTACCAGGGCAGGATTCCCGATTATATCACCATGTTTTTCTCAACCATCGGAATATCTGTTCCCAGTTTTATTTTAGGTACTTTATTAATGTACTTTTTAGCTTTTAAATGGGGCTTGCTTCCGGCAGCAATGTGGGGTACCCCACAACATATAATCATGCCGGCCATGGCACTTGCCGGACTGCCTACTGCTTTTATCGCCCGCCTGACCCGCTCCAGCATGCTCGATGTCCTGAACCAGGATTATATGAGAACAGCTTTGGCCAAGGGACTTCCCCGCTGGCGTATCATCTGGATTCATGCAGTAAAAAACGCGATCATCCCGGTAATAACCTATTCCGGGCCCTTGCTGGCAGCAATTTTAACCGGTAGCTTTATTGTTGAAAACATATTTGCCATCCCAGGTTTGGGCAAACACTTTGTAACAAGCATATACAACAGGGATTATACAGTTATTCTCGGGTTGACCATATTTTACAGCATTCTTTTAATCGGGTTGAATATGTTCGTTGATTTTGCTTATACAATGATTGATCCACGGATTAAACTTCTGGGTGGGAAGGAGTAA